The Astyanax mexicanus isolate ESR-SI-001 chromosome 14, AstMex3_surface, whole genome shotgun sequence genome window below encodes:
- the LOC125781115 gene encoding solute carrier family 2, facilitated glucose transporter member 1 gives MAYVESQLTATLLTSVVAAVLGSLQIGYHTGNVNSPARVIEEFFNATWKSRNNESMPDHSLTLLWSLSVSIKDFGGLLGALGVKCLADSYGRRNSILIANALSILGAFLMFISKTAESFEVLIVGRFIFGLFCGLAMSLNPLYIQGVSPLNLRGAFATLNQVSFASGILLGMVVGLETVLGTEKYWALMLSLSLIPALLQYMTLPLCPESPRYLFINQSKEKEAETALRRLRKNSGNVMQEMEEMKEEASHSEAGVTVSEFFIKRRYRQPIILVLIINLGSQLSGFNAIINYSTKMFTKAKFEEATYLTLGVGAINVAFTIVAFFLVERAGRRRLLLTGFLSVALCNLLMTITDSILPFAPDLRSIQVLVIFFLISAYEVGPGPISWFIAAELFDQPARPIAMAFTSMLNWGGKFLLALLFPGLLKLCGAYVYLIFMSMALIAFTYTMFRLPETKGRTFDDIAAEFRGAEGIPLHNKTSFNTFS, from the exons AGTCAGCTGACTGCGACACTGCTGACCTCTGTGGTGGCGGCTGTTCTCGGCTCTTTGCAGATTGGATATCACACAGGCAACGTCAACTCTCCGGCCAGA GTTATAGAGGAATTCTTCAATGCAACGTGGAAATCAAGAAACAATGAGTCCATGCCAGACCACAGTCTCACCCTGCTGTGGTCTCTGTCGGTCAGTATTAAGGATTTTGGAGGCCTTCTGGGAGCACTGGGAGTTAAATGCCTCGCTGATTCCTATGGGAG GAGAAACTCCATTCTTATAGCCAATGCTCTGTCAATACTGGGTGCCTTCCTCATGTTCATCAGCAAGACAGCGGAGTCCTTTGAAGTTCTCATCGTGGGCCGTTTTATATTTGGCTTGTTCTGTGGTTTGGCGATGAGTCTGAACCCCCTCTACATACAGGGTGTTTCCCCGCTTAACCTCCGCGGTGCTTTCGCAACTCTCAACCAGGTTTCCTTTGCTTCTGGCATTCTGTTAGGCATG gtGGTGGGATTAGAAACAGTACTGGGAACTGAAAAATACTGGGCACTCATGCTGTCCCTGTCCCTGATCCCAGCCCTCCTGCAGTATATGACCCTGCCATTGTGTCCTGAGAGCCCACGGTACCTCTTCATCAACCAGAGCAAAGAGAAAGAAGCAGAAACTG CATTGAGACGATTAAGAAAAAACTCTGGCAATGTGATGCAAGAAATGGAGGAAATGAAAGAGGAAGCGTCCCACAGCGAGGCGGGAGTGACTGTCAGCGAGTTCTTCATAAAGCGACGCTACAGACAGCCCATTATACTTGTTCTAATCATAAACCTGGGCAGTCAGTTATCAGGCTTTAACGCG aTCATAAATTATTCTACTAAAATGTTCACCAAGGCCAAATTTGAAGAAGCTACATATCTGACGCTGGGAGTGGGAGCCATCAACGTGGCCTTCACCATAGTGGCT TTCTTCTTGGTGGAGCGAGCAGGACGCAGAAGGTTGCTCCTCACTGGTTTCCTGTCAGTCGCACTTTGTAATTTACTGATGACCATCACAGACTCTATACTG CCTTTTGCCCCGGACCTTCGCAGCATTCAGGTACTGGTGATCTTCTTCCTGATCTCAGCGTATGAAGTGGGGCCAGGGCCCATCTCTTGGTTCATTGCAGCCGAGCTGTTTGACCAGCCAGCCCGTCCCATTGCCATGGCTTTCACCAGCATGCTTAACTGGGGAGGGAAATTCCTGCTGGCCCTGCTTTTCCCAGGATTATTG AAACTATGTGGGGCTTATGTCTACCTCATCTTCATGTCCATGGCCTTGATAGCGTTCACCTACACCATGTTCCGCCTCCCGGAAACTAAGGGGCGTACCTTTGACGACATCGCTGCAGAGTTTAGAGGAGCTGAGGGCATCCCACTGCACAACAAGACCAGCTTCAATACTTTCTCTTGA